In Deltaproteobacteria bacterium, one DNA window encodes the following:
- a CDS encoding competence/damage-inducible protein A gives MKVEIITVGNELISGEVLDTNAEYMASALTERGFEVTFITTIGDYEYHIEDALLRAQEHADAIIVSGGLGPTADDVTASSAAKALGRRMIINKDILQALRERFAHRGMEMPLANEKQAFFPHQAEILPNPLGTASGFILRHKSKIYVFLPGVPKELQYLFNENVLPLLEKESQEKAIYRTRTLKVFGLTESTIADRLKGINPQDHSASLAYLPRFPENHVKITVKGISSEEVEKNLQALEKIIWDKIEGRVFAVDTETLEAIVGQLLRSHQSTLAVAESCTGGLITHRLTQIPGSSDYFERGIVAYSNRAKIEILKVPEELLIQDGAVSGSVAEKMAEGVRQISQATLGLGITGIAGPGGGSAEKPVGTVFIALATPKGTVTKKYQFWGDREQIKTISAHTAIDWVRRYFLNQLSGMNSQLSEKKLNAER, from the coding sequence ATGAAAGTTGAGATCATCACCGTGGGGAATGAATTGATTTCTGGGGAGGTGCTGGATACCAATGCAGAGTACATGGCCAGTGCGCTCACGGAAAGAGGGTTTGAGGTGACCTTTATCACAACGATCGGCGACTATGAATACCACATTGAAGATGCCCTCTTGCGGGCTCAGGAACACGCCGACGCTATCATCGTAAGTGGTGGGCTGGGTCCGACTGCCGATGATGTCACAGCCAGCTCTGCGGCCAAAGCTTTGGGCCGGCGGATGATTATAAATAAGGACATCCTCCAGGCCTTGCGAGAGCGATTTGCCCACAGGGGGATGGAGATGCCGCTGGCGAATGAAAAACAAGCTTTTTTCCCCCACCAGGCAGAGATCCTGCCTAACCCTCTCGGGACCGCTTCCGGATTTATCTTGCGTCATAAAAGTAAAATTTACGTATTTCTTCCCGGGGTCCCCAAGGAGTTGCAGTACCTCTTTAACGAAAACGTGCTTCCATTGTTGGAAAAAGAAAGCCAGGAAAAGGCGATCTACCGCACCCGCACCCTTAAGGTTTTTGGTCTTACTGAGTCTACCATTGCAGACCGTCTGAAAGGAATTAACCCACAAGATCATTCGGCTTCCTTGGCCTACCTTCCTCGCTTTCCAGAAAACCATGTAAAAATTACAGTCAAGGGAATTTCTTCCGAAGAGGTTGAAAAAAATCTCCAAGCCCTGGAAAAAATCATCTGGGATAAGATAGAGGGGCGGGTCTTCGCGGTTGATACCGAAACACTGGAAGCAATCGTCGGCCAATTGCTCCGCTCCCATCAATCTACTTTAGCCGTGGCTGAATCCTGTACCGGAGGTTTGATCACCCATCGCTTGACTCAGATTCCTGGAAGCTCGGATTATTTCGAACGGGGAATTGTCGCTTACAGCAATCGGGCTAAAATCGAAATATTGAAAGTCCCCGAAGAGCTTTTAATCCAGGACGGGGCAGTTAGTGGTTCAGTAGCGGAAAAGATGGCTGAAGGCGTGCGGCAGATCAGTCAGGCGACTCTGGGACTGGGCATAACAGGAATTGCTGGACCAGGAGGTGGCTCAGCAGAAAAACCCGTGGGGACGGTATTTATTGCCCTGGCCACCCCCAAGGGCACCGTTACCAAAAAGTACCAGTTCTGGGGAGACCGGGAACAGATCAAGACCATTTCAGCCCACACCGCGATCGACTGGGTGCGAAGGTATTTTCTAAATCAGCTTTCAGGTATGAACAGTCAGCTGTCAGAAAAAAAGCTGAATGCTGAACGCTGA
- a CDS encoding phosphatidylglycerophosphatase A yields MPERFILWLASAGYSGYFPYAPGTVGTLVGILVYMLFSLFPPPIYLLSTAATFSLALWASGRAEIIWKERDSPKIVIDEVVGFLIAMAFLPRTLTTVVGGFLFFRVLDIMKPPPIGMIDRQMKGGLAIVLDDAVAGVYVNLLLQAIYRWHPHFLSLLDRWICGAG; encoded by the coding sequence ATGCCGGAACGTTTTATCCTTTGGTTGGCATCCGCAGGCTACAGCGGTTATTTTCCTTATGCTCCCGGGACCGTTGGAACTCTCGTTGGAATCCTAGTCTATATGCTTTTTTCCCTCTTCCCCCCCCCGATTTATTTATTGAGTACCGCTGCAACTTTCTCCTTGGCCTTATGGGCTTCCGGGCGGGCAGAAATCATTTGGAAGGAAAGGGACAGCCCCAAAATTGTGATTGATGAGGTGGTGGGGTTTCTCATTGCCATGGCTTTTTTACCTCGCACTCTCACCACAGTGGTCGGGGGATTCCTTTTTTTCCGCGTTTTGGATATAATGAAACCTCCCCCCATAGGAATGATCGATCGACAGATGAAGGGAGGATTGGCGATCGTTCTCGATGATGCCGTGGCTGGGGTTTACGTCAATCTTTTATTGCAAGCAATTTATCGATGGCACCCCCACTTTCTCTCCTTGCTGGATAGATGGATCTGCGGAGCCGGGTAA
- the thpR gene encoding RNA 2',3'-cyclic phosphodiesterase — protein MLNAEFWVLGAMEGIRSFIAIEVPQPLQARMGELQRELKRVEADVKWVRPGSIHFTLKFLGTVPEEVLEKVSLAISPVISSWEPFDLRIHGLGCFPSSRNPRILWLGIDRGTEQISPLQEVIEKKAVEVSFL, from the coding sequence ATGCTGAACGCTGAATTCTGGGTGTTAGGAGCCATGGAAGGAATCCGCTCGTTCATTGCCATAGAAGTTCCCCAGCCTTTACAGGCCCGAATGGGGGAATTGCAACGAGAACTAAAGCGAGTTGAAGCTGACGTCAAATGGGTTCGTCCAGGGAGTATTCACTTTACTTTAAAATTTTTAGGAACGGTGCCTGAAGAAGTGCTGGAAAAAGTCTCTTTAGCCATTTCCCCTGTTATTTCCTCATGGGAGCCTTTTGATTTGCGCATTCATGGTCTTGGCTGTTTTCCCTCCAGCCGCAATCCCCGTATCCTCTGGTTGGGTATCGATCGGGGAACCGAGCAGATCTCTCCCTTGCAAGAAGTCATTGAAAAAAAAGCAGTTGAAGTATCTTTTCT